A single genomic interval of Zunongwangia sp. HGR-M22 harbors:
- a CDS encoding glycoside hydrolase family 2 TIM barrel-domain containing protein — protein sequence MSTFKLIKLFFSIHVLLIASSFSLHAQENPEWQCLDVLSVNTEDPRATFHIYDSEADALTGDYKKSGNYKSLNGSWKFHFAEVPEERPVDFYKTNFDVKDWDDIQVPGDWQMQGYDFPLYVSAGFTFEINPPFVDTTYNPVGSYKRTFDLPKSKFDKNEDYFLHLGAVNSAFYVWINGEKVGYKEGTKTPSEFKITKYLKAGENSIAVEVYRWSSTSYLEDQDFWRLSGIERDVYIYKTPKSRIKDFFVTPGLDKNYDKGILDGYAVITSEKKKLQLDLKIWDGEKIISEITKPIAEAKNDTLNFQISDLDIKYWSAETPNLYSLSLSLKDGENTLMATSAKIGFRTSEIKGGQLLVNGKPILLKGVNRHEHDQNSGHVISRESMLRDIKLFKEYNINAVRNSHYPVDPYWYELCDKYGIYMIDEANLESHGFGYDEDKTPANKPVFEKMHHDRIVRMMQTNKNHPSIIIWSMGNEAGDGPAFIKNYHWLKKNDPSRPVQYERAERGDSFQEPHTDIIPWMYASVDYIKDNYLGKYPERPFIWCEYAHAMGNSTGDLVDLWNFVYENPQIQGGFIWDWVDQGFVKTDENGEEYWAYGGDFGPDRYRHDANFVINGLVNPDRTPHPALYEVKDVYQNVDFRLKNEENQNYSFEIENRFFFTDLNEYEISYELLKEGKVIKKETLDEIELEPQKVTTWHSDFEFDENAEYFINFYVRNTKIGKMLRKGHIIAKKQIQLQEGDEVQLPIKASGKLKTKNKGENLTISNKDFEIIFNKESGQLSTYTFKGKKLIKKGPKPDFWRAPTDNDFGNSFQKRAKAWKEATNNPKFVNFSSEKQDRYVEVNTNFELDSVSSILKITYKIYENGVIEIGNNFEFNGDPEKITSLPRFGNAMVIPLDYDKVEWYGRGPFENYWDRKTSAFVGIYQSTVEDLYVPYIRPQENGYRTDNRWIKLTDNKGNGIKFSGMPLVSFSALRNPTSDFDPGMEKAQRHTNDIKPKDEIFLNIDYKQMGVGGDNSWGAKTWEKYQLKPKNYSYTYFIEPIFRSE from the coding sequence ATGAGCACATTCAAATTAATCAAATTATTTTTTTCTATTCATGTGTTGCTCATAGCTTCTTCTTTCTCATTACATGCTCAGGAAAATCCCGAATGGCAGTGCTTAGATGTGCTATCTGTAAATACGGAAGATCCTCGTGCTACTTTTCATATTTACGATTCTGAAGCTGACGCTCTAACCGGGGACTATAAAAAATCTGGAAACTATAAAAGTTTAAACGGAAGCTGGAAATTCCATTTTGCTGAAGTTCCTGAAGAAAGACCGGTAGATTTTTATAAAACCAATTTTGATGTAAAAGACTGGGACGATATTCAAGTTCCCGGCGATTGGCAAATGCAGGGCTATGATTTTCCGCTGTATGTTTCAGCTGGTTTTACTTTTGAAATTAATCCGCCTTTTGTAGATACTACTTACAATCCGGTAGGATCGTATAAACGAACTTTCGATTTACCTAAGTCGAAATTCGATAAAAATGAAGACTATTTTTTACATTTAGGAGCCGTAAACAGTGCTTTTTACGTTTGGATAAATGGCGAGAAGGTTGGTTACAAAGAAGGAACCAAAACACCATCAGAATTTAAGATCACTAAATATTTAAAAGCGGGAGAAAATAGTATTGCGGTAGAGGTTTATCGTTGGTCTTCTACAAGTTATTTAGAAGATCAGGATTTTTGGCGATTAAGCGGAATCGAGCGTGATGTGTATATCTATAAAACGCCTAAATCCAGAATCAAAGACTTTTTTGTGACTCCGGGATTGGATAAAAATTACGATAAAGGAATTCTTGATGGATATGCTGTAATTACTTCGGAAAAGAAAAAGCTTCAGTTAGATCTTAAAATTTGGGATGGAGAGAAAATCATTTCAGAAATAACAAAACCAATTGCTGAAGCTAAAAATGATACGCTAAACTTTCAAATTTCAGATCTAGATATTAAATACTGGTCGGCCGAGACACCAAATCTCTATTCTTTAAGTTTAAGTTTGAAGGATGGAGAGAATACACTGATGGCTACTTCAGCAAAAATTGGTTTTAGAACTTCAGAAATTAAAGGTGGTCAACTTTTGGTCAACGGAAAACCAATCCTCCTTAAAGGAGTGAATCGCCATGAGCACGACCAAAATTCTGGACATGTGATTTCGCGCGAATCGATGCTGCGGGATATCAAACTTTTTAAAGAATACAATATAAATGCGGTTCGAAATTCACATTATCCGGTAGATCCTTACTGGTATGAGTTGTGTGATAAATACGGAATTTATATGATCGACGAGGCCAATCTTGAAAGTCATGGTTTTGGCTACGACGAAGATAAAACGCCTGCCAATAAACCTGTATTTGAGAAAATGCATCACGACCGTATTGTCAGAATGATGCAAACCAATAAAAATCATCCTTCGATTATTATCTGGTCGATGGGGAACGAGGCTGGTGACGGTCCGGCATTTATAAAAAACTATCACTGGTTAAAGAAAAACGATCCAAGTCGCCCGGTGCAATACGAAAGAGCAGAACGTGGAGATAGTTTTCAGGAACCACACACCGATATTATTCCGTGGATGTATGCCAGCGTAGATTATATAAAAGATAATTATTTAGGCAAGTATCCGGAGCGTCCATTTATTTGGTGTGAATATGCACATGCCATGGGAAACAGTACGGGGGATTTGGTAGATCTTTGGAATTTTGTTTACGAAAATCCACAAATTCAAGGCGGATTTATTTGGGATTGGGTAGATCAGGGGTTTGTGAAAACCGATGAAAATGGTGAAGAATATTGGGCTTATGGTGGTGATTTTGGACCCGATCGATATCGGCATGATGCTAATTTTGTGATTAACGGATTAGTAAATCCAGATCGTACACCACATCCTGCACTTTACGAAGTAAAAGATGTATATCAGAATGTAGATTTTCGATTAAAAAATGAAGAGAACCAAAATTATAGTTTTGAAATTGAAAATCGCTTCTTTTTTACCGATTTAAATGAATACGAAATTTCTTATGAGCTGCTAAAAGAGGGTAAAGTTATCAAGAAGGAAACGCTTGATGAAATTGAACTAGAACCGCAAAAAGTAACAACTTGGCATTCGGATTTTGAATTTGATGAAAATGCCGAGTATTTTATAAATTTTTATGTAAGAAACACCAAAATTGGTAAAATGCTTCGTAAAGGGCATATTATTGCCAAAAAGCAAATTCAGCTTCAGGAAGGTGATGAGGTTCAATTACCAATTAAAGCTTCAGGTAAATTAAAGACAAAAAATAAGGGTGAAAATCTTACAATTTCGAATAAAGATTTTGAAATTATTTTCAACAAAGAGAGCGGTCAACTTTCAACATATACTTTTAAAGGGAAAAAACTGATCAAAAAAGGGCCAAAACCCGATTTTTGGAGAGCACCTACCGATAATGACTTTGGAAATAGTTTTCAGAAGCGAGCAAAAGCATGGAAAGAAGCTACAAATAATCCAAAATTCGTTAATTTTTCTTCGGAAAAACAAGACCGCTATGTTGAAGTGAATACCAATTTTGAATTAGATTCGGTTTCTTCGATTTTAAAAATTACTTACAAAATTTACGAAAATGGCGTTATTGAAATTGGCAATAATTTTGAATTTAATGGTGATCCAGAAAAAATAACGTCACTGCCAAGATTTGGAAATGCGATGGTTATTCCGTTAGATTATGACAAAGTAGAATGGTACGGTCGTGGGCCTTTCGAAAATTATTGGGATCGTAAAACATCTGCTTTTGTTGGTATATATCAATCGACCGTAGAAGATTTGTATGTACCCTATATACGTCCGCAAGAAAATGGTTATCGAACCGATAATCGTTGGATTAAATTGACTGATAATAAAGGAAACGGAATCAAATTCAGCGGTATGCCACTAGTTTCGTTTAGCGCGCTTAGAAATCCTACTTCAGATTTTGACCCGGGTATGGAAAAAGCACAACGACATACTAATGATATTAAGCCAAAAGATGAGATTTTTCTGAATATTGATTACAAACAAATGGGAGTTGG
- a CDS encoding cytochrome c peroxidase translates to MLLLLYACKKEYQDTHTSTLKARVDWTAAQDYYLKNIKNTLAYLDSLNKTSVKSPKAKNYFIQARQAFKEAEPYASYLNPEVGHQANGPALPRLTDDTQRVLLPIGFQKIEESIYEGDVSENDFKREVELTRGLIHVLQDAIEKRELNAQRFFIATHQQLMRIVSFGITGFDTPVSGLGLEETKASLKNLLTLYKLSIQKIILPKNKELDKRFQQQIDKAINFIGKKPDFETFDRYTFLRNYFNPMMRSWVEIRKTSDLWEPVQNKPFNFDAPTFFEDDSFNVDYFRQTVNSNPSKDQIKLGKRLFFDKNLSNSASMSCATCHSPDKAYADGIVANFNNTGNILQRNSPTLINSIFQKGFFWDGRAGSLLAQISGVFTNKEEFNSSVHEFSGEISKDSSYVEAFEKAFGHKVKWTNAHTIKALSAYISTLNGFSSKFDKNVRGELNNFTQEEQLGMNLFMGKALCATCHFMPLTNGTVPPFFSETEKEVIGVPETAENKKLDDDNGFYFMYKEPIQKGVFKTPTVRNIALTSPYMHNGVYNSLEEVVDFYNKGGGAGLGFDLPHQTLPFDNLNLTVEEQQALVAFMKTLSDIPEEKY, encoded by the coding sequence ATGTTACTTCTGCTATACGCTTGTAAAAAGGAATATCAAGACACACATACCTCTACCTTGAAAGCTCGTGTAGATTGGACAGCAGCACAAGATTATTATTTAAAAAATATCAAAAATACGTTAGCGTATTTAGACAGTTTAAATAAAACCTCGGTAAAATCTCCCAAAGCTAAAAACTATTTCATTCAAGCCCGCCAAGCTTTTAAAGAAGCAGAGCCTTATGCATCTTACCTTAATCCTGAAGTTGGTCATCAAGCCAATGGCCCCGCACTACCCAGATTAACCGATGATACTCAACGTGTTTTATTACCAATTGGATTTCAGAAAATTGAAGAATCAATTTATGAAGGAGATGTTTCTGAAAATGATTTTAAACGAGAAGTTGAATTAACACGTGGTTTAATTCATGTACTTCAAGATGCTATTGAAAAAAGAGAACTCAATGCTCAACGCTTTTTTATAGCTACACACCAACAATTAATGCGTATAGTAAGTTTTGGAATAACCGGTTTCGATACACCCGTAAGTGGTTTAGGACTTGAAGAAACAAAAGCTTCATTAAAAAATCTATTAACACTATATAAATTAAGCATTCAAAAAATTATTCTTCCAAAAAATAAGGAGCTCGATAAAAGATTTCAACAACAGATTGATAAAGCAATAAATTTTATAGGAAAAAAACCTGATTTTGAAACCTTTGATCGTTATACTTTTTTGAGAAATTATTTTAACCCTATGATGCGCAGTTGGGTTGAAATCAGAAAAACTTCTGATCTTTGGGAACCGGTTCAAAACAAGCCTTTTAATTTCGATGCGCCTACTTTTTTTGAGGACGACTCTTTTAACGTTGATTATTTTCGTCAAACAGTAAACAGTAATCCTTCTAAAGATCAGATTAAATTGGGAAAACGATTGTTTTTTGACAAGAATTTATCAAATTCAGCCAGTATGTCTTGTGCTACCTGCCACAGTCCCGATAAAGCTTATGCCGATGGGATTGTTGCAAACTTCAATAATACCGGTAACATATTACAACGCAATTCTCCAACACTAATTAATTCAATTTTCCAAAAAGGTTTTTTCTGGGATGGAAGAGCAGGCAGTTTATTAGCGCAAATATCTGGAGTTTTTACCAACAAAGAAGAGTTTAATAGTTCGGTACATGAGTTTTCAGGTGAAATTTCTAAAGACTCCAGCTATGTTGAAGCATTTGAAAAAGCTTTCGGTCATAAAGTAAAGTGGACAAACGCACATACTATTAAAGCATTATCGGCCTATATTTCTACTTTAAATGGTTTTAGTTCTAAGTTTGATAAAAATGTTAGAGGAGAATTAAATAACTTCACCCAAGAAGAGCAATTAGGTATGAATTTGTTTATGGGCAAAGCCCTTTGTGCAACTTGTCATTTTATGCCATTAACCAACGGAACCGTTCCCCCATTTTTTTCTGAAACAGAAAAAGAAGTTATAGGTGTTCCGGAAACTGCAGAAAATAAAAAATTAGATGATGATAACGGTTTTTATTTTATGTATAAAGAACCTATACAAAAAGGAGTGTTTAAAACACCTACAGTACGAAATATAGCCCTCACTTCACCTTACATGCATAATGGGGTTTACAATAGTCTAGAAGAAGTAGTTGATTTCTACAACAAAGGTGGTGGAGCCGGCCTCGGTTTCGACCTCCCACACCAAACCTTACCTTTTGATAATTTAAATCTTACAGTAGAAGAGCAACAAGCATTAGTCGCTTTTATGAAAACGCTTAGCGATATACCTGAAGAAAAATATTGA
- a CDS encoding aminopeptidase P family protein produces the protein MFSKETYVARRERLKKKMKSGILIFPGNKETGMNYKDNWYPFRQDSSFLYYFGINLPDLYVLIDLDNDKEILFGDDLTPEDFVWVGAVEPLSTYAEKCGLAEVQPMAKLEAYIKNAQQKGQNLHYLPPYRNKVTIEISNLTGIPVNEIDANKSEAFTKAVIAQRAVKSAEEIAEINKAVNITAAMHRHAIKWTKHGVTEKQIAGELQAIAIAGGGNISFPIILTKNGQYLHNHATEAVVENGDIVLCDCGAETAMNYAGDMTRTFPVAERFTDIQREIYSIVLDAHESSSAALKPGYRFKEAHLLACSRIVEGLKGLGLMKGDTQEAVNAGAHTLFFQCGLGHFMGMDVHDMENFGEQLVGYNDDLKKSTEFGLKSLRLGKELEEGNVLTVEPGIYFNPFLIDSWKAQGNYTDFVNYDEVEKFKTFGGMRVEEDFLITANGKELLGDPLAKTIEEIEELKNS, from the coding sequence ATGTTTTCAAAAGAAACTTATGTAGCGCGAAGAGAGCGATTAAAGAAAAAAATGAAATCGGGAATCCTTATTTTCCCAGGAAATAAGGAAACCGGAATGAATTACAAGGACAACTGGTATCCGTTTAGACAGGATAGTAGTTTTTTATATTACTTCGGAATTAATCTTCCAGATCTTTATGTACTTATCGATTTAGATAACGATAAAGAGATCCTTTTTGGAGACGATCTAACTCCTGAAGATTTTGTTTGGGTTGGTGCGGTAGAACCACTATCAACGTATGCAGAAAAATGCGGACTTGCTGAAGTGCAGCCAATGGCAAAGCTGGAGGCTTATATTAAAAACGCGCAGCAAAAAGGCCAAAATCTGCATTATTTGCCACCGTACAGAAATAAAGTAACGATTGAAATTAGCAATCTTACCGGCATTCCCGTTAACGAAATTGATGCGAATAAATCGGAAGCATTCACCAAAGCCGTGATCGCGCAGCGTGCTGTAAAATCTGCTGAAGAAATTGCAGAAATCAATAAAGCAGTGAATATCACGGCTGCTATGCATCGCCATGCTATAAAATGGACAAAGCACGGTGTTACCGAAAAACAAATCGCAGGAGAATTACAGGCGATCGCCATTGCCGGTGGTGGAAATATTTCTTTCCCGATAATTCTAACCAAAAATGGCCAATATCTGCATAATCATGCTACAGAAGCTGTAGTTGAGAACGGAGATATTGTTTTATGCGATTGTGGTGCAGAAACCGCTATGAATTATGCTGGGGATATGACACGTACGTTTCCGGTAGCCGAGCGTTTTACAGATATTCAGCGAGAAATCTATTCGATTGTTCTAGATGCGCACGAATCCTCTTCTGCGGCACTAAAACCGGGTTATCGCTTTAAAGAAGCCCATTTATTGGCTTGTAGCCGAATTGTAGAAGGCCTAAAAGGTCTAGGCTTGATGAAAGGTGATACGCAGGAAGCGGTAAATGCAGGTGCACACACCTTGTTTTTTCAATGTGGTTTAGGTCACTTTATGGGAATGGATGTGCACGATATGGAAAACTTTGGCGAGCAATTAGTTGGTTATAACGATGATCTTAAAAAGAGCACCGAATTTGGTTTAAAATCGCTTCGATTAGGAAAAGAACTGGAAGAAGGAAATGTACTTACGGTTGAACCCGGAATTTATTTTAATCCGTTTTTAATCGATTCGTGGAAAGCGCAGGGTAATTATACCGATTTTGTGAATTACGACGAAGTCGAAAAATTTAAAACTTTTGGTGGCATGCGAGTAGAAGAAGACTTTTTGATCACCGCAAACGGCAAGGAACTTCTAGGCGATCCTTTAGCAAAAACCATAGAAGAAATAGAAGAACTTAAAAATTCATAA
- a CDS encoding M1 family metallopeptidase — translation MLKYNSLLILLLLPLFSLQAQETQFTHSDTLRGSITPERAWWDVMRYDISVTPNFDKKYTSGFNNITYKVIQKEHPNLMQIDLQKPLVIDSIIYDKRQSLSFSREGDVYFVKTQPQNIESEHEIKIYFSGKPHEAIRAPWDGGWTFTKDEKGRPWMTVTCQGLGASIWYPNKDHQSDEPDRGASLTMRVPKELMAVANGRMLDKTEHNDGTISYKWGVENPISNYTIIPYIGHYKNFSEVYTGIKGDLDLNYWVMDYNLEKAKDYMPPEVHNLLDAFEYWFGPYPFYEDGYKLVETEHTGMEHQSNVSYGNYYAGGYRGRDGSGTGLGLTWDFIIIHESGHEWFGNNITTNDLADMYVHESFTNYSETLFLDYVYGEEAANDYNYGTRSGIQNDKPVIPAYAVNAQGSGDMYPKGGNMLHSIRHSMDDDKLFKNILTGLNMTFHNKTVDGSEIQEYISDKAGYDYSNVFEQYLTTTKIPKLQLYIDAPNSKMFYKYSNVVDGFNLPLVLKGNEEKIKIIPSAEWQSVDFQHENQYLFTPWRIEHMYYVDVELLDNRD, via the coding sequence ATGCTTAAATATAATTCCCTACTAATTTTATTGTTACTGCCATTATTTTCGCTTCAGGCTCAAGAAACTCAATTTACCCACTCCGATACGCTTAGAGGAAGTATTACACCAGAAAGAGCCTGGTGGGATGTGATGCGTTACGATATTTCAGTAACACCAAATTTCGATAAAAAATATACATCAGGATTCAACAATATCACTTATAAAGTAATTCAAAAAGAACATCCAAATTTAATGCAAATCGATCTTCAGAAACCATTGGTGATCGATAGTATTATTTACGACAAAAGACAATCTTTAAGTTTCAGTAGAGAAGGCGATGTGTACTTTGTAAAAACTCAGCCTCAAAATATCGAATCTGAGCACGAAATAAAAATATATTTTAGCGGAAAACCTCACGAAGCGATTCGTGCCCCATGGGATGGCGGTTGGACATTTACTAAAGACGAAAAAGGAAGACCGTGGATGACGGTGACCTGCCAGGGACTTGGTGCTTCAATCTGGTATCCTAACAAAGATCACCAAAGTGACGAGCCAGATCGTGGAGCTTCTTTAACGATGCGAGTTCCAAAAGAATTAATGGCGGTGGCAAACGGCCGAATGTTAGATAAGACCGAACATAATGACGGAACGATTTCTTACAAATGGGGCGTAGAAAATCCGATTAGTAACTATACTATCATTCCTTATATCGGGCACTACAAAAACTTTTCTGAAGTTTATACCGGCATAAAAGGCGATTTAGATCTTAATTACTGGGTAATGGATTATAATTTGGAAAAAGCTAAAGATTACATGCCGCCAGAAGTTCATAACCTTTTGGATGCGTTTGAATATTGGTTTGGCCCTTATCCTTTTTATGAAGATGGCTATAAATTGGTGGAAACCGAGCATACTGGAATGGAACATCAGTCGAATGTTTCCTACGGAAATTATTATGCCGGTGGATATCGAGGTAGAGATGGATCTGGAACTGGTTTAGGTTTAACCTGGGATTTCATCATTATTCACGAGAGTGGTCACGAATGGTTTGGAAATAACATCACCACAAACGATCTGGCCGATATGTACGTGCACGAAAGTTTTACCAATTACAGCGAAACTTTATTCCTGGATTATGTTTACGGTGAAGAAGCTGCAAACGATTATAATTATGGTACCAGAAGTGGAATTCAAAATGATAAACCAGTTATTCCAGCCTACGCCGTAAACGCACAGGGTAGTGGCGATATGTATCCAAAAGGTGGAAATATGCTGCATAGCATTCGTCACAGTATGGACGATGATAAATTATTCAAGAATATTCTAACCGGTTTAAATATGACTTTTCATAATAAAACAGTAGACGGTTCAGAGATTCAGGAATATATTTCAGATAAAGCTGGATACGACTATTCGAATGTTTTTGAGCAATATTTAACCACCACTAAAATTCCGAAACTTCAATTATATATCGATGCGCCAAACAGCAAGATGTTTTATAAATATAGCAATGTTGTTGATGGTTTCAATTTACCATTGGTTTTAAAAGGTAACGAAGAAAAAATAAAGATTATCCCTTCAGCAGAATGGCAAAGTGTCGATTTTCAACATGAAAATCAGTATTTATTTACACCCTGGAGGATAGAGCATATGTATTATGTAGATGTAGAATTACTCGATAATCGAGATTAA